One window of Myxococcus xanthus genomic DNA carries:
- a CDS encoding tyrosine-type recombinase/integrase: MSAYAAVARAPRTLTEKEVALLLRATGLHKDGFRDHCLYSLALASGLREHELVALNIGDVFDERGRARRHVTLTVFKGSRRHPGPQEVVLSDTVRAKLEKLLRLKRAQGHDVSPQAPLFLSRKGLRLSTRQVRHGFAVWQVRAGLERHLNFHAVRHTACTGVYRRTKDIRLTQKFARQRSVDSTAIYTHSSEDELVRVTNDLPC, translated from the coding sequence AGCCCCGCGCACCCTCACGGAGAAGGAGGTGGCGCTGCTGCTGCGCGCCACGGGGCTGCACAAGGATGGATTCAGGGACCACTGCCTCTACAGCCTCGCACTGGCCTCGGGCCTGCGTGAGCACGAGCTGGTGGCCCTCAACATCGGCGACGTCTTCGACGAGCGCGGGCGCGCACGCCGGCACGTGACGCTGACCGTCTTCAAGGGCAGCCGCCGGCACCCGGGCCCCCAGGAGGTTGTCCTCTCGGACACGGTGCGCGCGAAGCTGGAGAAGCTGCTGCGCCTGAAGCGCGCGCAGGGGCATGACGTGAGCCCCCAGGCGCCGCTCTTCCTGAGCCGCAAGGGCCTGCGCCTGTCCACGCGGCAGGTGCGCCACGGCTTCGCGGTGTGGCAGGTGCGCGCGGGCCTGGAGCGGCACCTGAACTTCCACGCCGTGCGCCACACCGCATGCACCGGGGTGTACCGAAGGACGAAGGACATCCGCCTCACCCAGAAGTTCGCGAGGCAGCGAAGCGTCGACTCCACCGCCATCTACACGCACTCCTCGGAGGACGAGCTGGTGCGCGTGACGAACGACTTGCCCTGCTGA